In Saccharicrinis fermentans DSM 9555 = JCM 21142, a genomic segment contains:
- a CDS encoding adenosine kinase: protein MSKVLGMGNALVDILARIEHDDLLEKLNLPKGSMQLVDADTSSKVLDEIANYTKEQASGGSAANTIHGLSCLAVSTGFFGKVGRDELGAFFKKDMSENNIEPQLLESDSSSGKAVALISPDSERTFATYLGAAVELCAEDVCDALFKGYSHFHIEGYLVYNQPLIEKALKCAKEANLIVSLDLASFNVVEDNLTFLKDMVAKYVDIHFANEEEAKAFTNKTHQEALDEMAKDCNIAVLKLGKNGSLIKQAETTFEVGVIPAKSIDTTGAGDLYAAGFLYGLVNLMPLDKCGEIGALLSGNVIEVVGPKMDDERWKKIHSELKKLKN, encoded by the coding sequence ATGAGTAAGGTTCTTGGAATGGGAAATGCATTGGTTGATATTTTAGCAAGGATAGAACACGATGATTTACTGGAGAAACTCAATTTACCCAAAGGTAGCATGCAATTAGTGGATGCTGATACCTCGTCTAAGGTGTTAGATGAAATTGCTAATTATACCAAGGAGCAGGCATCAGGAGGGTCTGCGGCTAATACCATTCATGGCTTATCTTGTTTAGCTGTGTCAACTGGTTTTTTTGGAAAGGTAGGAAGGGACGAACTGGGTGCTTTTTTCAAGAAGGATATGAGTGAAAATAACATAGAGCCCCAACTATTGGAGAGTGATAGTTCATCAGGAAAAGCAGTTGCTCTTATTAGTCCCGATTCGGAACGAACCTTTGCTACTTACCTGGGGGCTGCAGTTGAGTTGTGTGCCGAAGATGTGTGTGATGCGTTGTTTAAAGGCTACTCCCATTTTCATATTGAAGGTTATCTGGTATATAACCAACCCTTAATTGAAAAAGCTCTTAAATGTGCCAAAGAAGCAAATTTGATTGTTTCATTAGACCTGGCAAGTTTTAATGTGGTGGAAGATAACCTGACTTTTTTGAAGGATATGGTGGCTAAGTATGTAGATATTCATTTTGCTAACGAAGAGGAAGCAAAGGCTTTTACTAACAAGACACATCAAGAGGCACTGGATGAGATGGCAAAGGATTGCAATATTGCAGTTTTGAAATTGGGAAAAAATGGGTCGCTGATTAAACAAGCTGAAACTACTTTTGAAGTAGGTGTTATACCCGCTAAAAGTATCGATACTACAGGTGCTGGGGACTTATATGCTGCCGGATTTTTATATGGCCTCGTAAATCTTATGCCGCTTGATAAATGTGGAGAGATCGGTGCTTTGCTTTCGGGAAATGTAATTGAAGTGGTGGGGCCAAAAATGGATGACGAGCGATGGAAAAAAATTCATTCAGAATTAAAGAAATTAAAAAACTGA